Within Vespula vulgaris chromosome 23, iyVesVulg1.1, whole genome shotgun sequence, the genomic segment aataagcTCTTCGAAAATCAATAAACTACGCACGTActaacgtatatatacgtcaagagtaagaaataatatttttgtcattttatataaaaagtatgtgtaatatagtagacaaaataaaaaaagaaacttggttatttaatagaaattattatttatttcatggaataattgaaattgttttaataaaaaccaATGTGGAACATAACGTGTAGGTTGTTGCGTAGGCATGATGGTTACGCACCAGCGATTTCACAATCGATTTTCCGGATCGTGACTTgaacaatttgaaaataaattttccgtCCGGAACACACTACACACGTAAAAGATGACGAGTCGATGTTATTCGGCACCTGATGTAGACGCGTTTGCGACATGAAAAATCTATTAATAGGATCGAGAGCgagcaaataattttattttacctatttccatatatacatgtataaaagtgttttctttcttctttttttttacaagagaaaaaagtttctattTCCGATCTTGTGTAAAAAActtctcgttccttttttccctaggaaaaaatttctatttccaaTCTTTCAcaaattcttgtttttctttctttttttttcgaatgagAATATTTCCGAAATAGTTTCAATCTTTTCGAAAcaaattcttaaaaaattcttctgAAAAAATGCCGATCTCTCTAAAATTCTCGCacatcattttttgtttttgttattattattatcattattattattatttttttcttgtatttacTTTTTCCGAATTCCTCTTCATAAGCAAAATACTTATTTCTAGaaatagttatttttatattcggtTATTTGGAAAAACATGTAAGACATTTCCTTCTTTGCTAAAGCACTTGGAAACTCTTATACACCAGACGACGGTTTATAAACTTCCAAGCTCTTTTCATTTAACCGGATATCAAAGATTTCAGTTTACTAACCGAACTTCTATATTGCAGGTAAACTCGGGCTTGTGGAGTTTGCCAGGCTTCGTTTGCGACTTCTACATTGCGATGGACGTTACCTGCAGTACGAGTTCTATCTTCAATTTGGTAGCGATCTCCATAGACAGGTGTgagatttatcgttatttcatgacaaatataataacagaCTCACTCTCTGAAATTGTTATTCCCAATTCGCGTAGAACAAAATTTGCATTCATCGGAACGAACGATTTCGCGATGATTTGTTTCCAAACAAGCTTGGAATTAGCCATGCTACGAGGGGAGgcggatgaggaggaggagaaggaggagaaggagaaggaggagaaggaacaaaaaaaaaaaagaaaaaaaggaaaaagagaaaggaacgcTGTACGTTCCCCGCGATTTACGTGCGACgaataaagagataaatgtaGAAGTAAATATGgatctcgagaaaaaaaaagaaaaaaagaaagaaaagtgtataggtgatataaaaattgatcggCTTACGTTTCAATGGTgtgaacatatttttttatttttcttttcattactTCCATTCTGTTtcatcttgttttcttttcttctctcctttttctctttctttttgcaaaaaaagaaaaagaaagaaaaaagaaacgtaaaaaatacgtatttatttactctCGCTTATCGTTTGAACGCCATCATCGATATCCAATAACGTAGATTTTTCGAGATGTCGTCGTTGACTACTTATGATACGTATCTACTCGTCAAATTCGAACGTAAACGAAACTCCCAAagctatttttataatcgatcCGATTTTTAGCTTGAAATCGAAACCTTTACGTCGAGATTGGATGTGTCGAAAAAATTGATAGAGGAGTGAAAAGGGTAGTTTAAAGCGACGAaataaggaaaacaaaaagtataGCAGAGTTGTGAGAGTTGTGAGGGATGAAATGGGGTgggagagggtgggagagggagagagggtaagagaaaaaggatggCAATTTATAGACGGTAGACTTTGGACTCGACGTTTATCTCGAGAGAGCTCTGTCTGGTTCAGTCTGGATAAATTGAATTATGGATGTGAATAACGAGAGAGAATCCTTcgatatattatcaatttcgacgatacgatacgatatggGCACGCGTGAGATAGTTATTAACGAGGCGGACGAACGTGCATTATAAAGCTCGATCGATCTTCCGCAATGAGACTttttgatatacatatgtaagctCCCCCGATTATATTATCCAACATAATAgtattcgttaaaaataacgatattgGAATCGTTGCtttgttaatatttgatattgtCTATTACTATTTGAAACGTAATAATGCTTTCGAAAATTCGTGGAATTCTgactaaaatttaatataactaAGGAAATTTTGCAATgtcgatgtatgtatgtatatatatatagaatatgtaCTTTTATACAGTATAAATTGTTATCGTTTCGCGATGTAGTTCATGGATTTatcatcataattatattttcaatatatatcaattatatttcatactttattcgagaatattacatatttatttattagatcgatATTATGAAAGTATCATGTACATAATAAGgctttaatatcatttatttttttttttttttaacggaaTAACGAAAGCTTACCGCGAATGAAAGTAATCCTTTTCGAATTATGTTAGTACGTTTTTACCTATCGTCGAATCGAATAAACCGACTATTCCAAAAGCTTTTAGCAACGGTATGTCATTAAATCGTATGGCTTTATACTTGTTTTTACAATGTAATTTCAATTTGGAATGTTCGATACATTGAATTACTAGTGACACGTTAATGTCTCATACATGCTGATTAAAAGTTACACGTGCTTTTGTAtttactcactctctctctctctctctctctctctctctctctctctctctctctctctctctctctctccctttctctctctcatttttttatttcgaaacgcGAATTTTACTCAGCGACAATACTTGgattaacgattaaatattaacgagTACTCTACGTATTCGTTATCGACTTTCGCCACATGAAAATTGCCATTTATCGATGTACCATTaacgctatatatatattaaagttaacaatttttaactGGCATTATTCATCGATTATAACTCGACATAGGtcctttataaaataaaaatatgtaaatccATTGCGAGatgtaaaacaaagaaaaaagaaaagaaaagacaaaacaaaaaaagaagagaaaaatgaaaaaggatctTGTTCTTCATTGGAAAGGTCATTGAACTTTCTCATCGCAACTTTCGTAAATCCGTGTAACGGTATCGTAATATCAACCGAGAGAATCgttctcgaaagaaatttgaattgCAGATATATAGCGGTGACGCAGCCGATAAAGTATGCCAAACACAGGAACAATAGAAGAGTGTGGTTGACGATACTGTTGGTCTGGGCGATATCGGCCGCGATCGGTAGCCCGATTGTTCTTGGCTTGAATAACACTCCCAATCGGTTACCAGACCAATGCCTCTTCTATAATACGGACTTCATCATCTACTCGAGCCTATCCAGCTTCTACATACCCTGCATCATTATGGTGTTTCTctattataacatatttaaGGTATCTTGTCttgtctttatctttctatctctcctctttctctgtttacACAGACGCAAACGCATAtttttctacgtatatattttatttggacGATCACGTAGATAGATTCAATTAATAGTCTTTATCGTGGCCGTTGCCGATTATACTTTGTGGTTTCTCGTGAAATAATATTGCTTCGTTGATTAGATAATTTCGTTGATTAAATagtatcgtttctttttttaaaatgcaTCATCAAAACGTATCAACGATGTCCGCCAGTTAAACGATTCTAATTACTTCGAATTAGTGTAATAGAATATttgcgtatatatttatttataaacgatcTATTCTATTTCATTGCAGTTACCGGTATTAAATTATACTATTGTGAAATCATTTTCAGGGTCTACGAAATAGAGCGAGAAAAGCTCGAGCTAATCGAAAACCAAATCTGGGAGAAATAAAGCCGGGCAGTATTATAGAGAACATTGCAAACACCCGGAGGTGAGTAAACGTTTGTATTTCGTATCGCGCGATCTATCGTATCGCATTTATGCGAACTAAAGTAAATCATCGAATAGTATTGCGAAATTCGtcgaaaatatcgatctcGTAGAGTATACTATCGATCTCGAGATCTTAGAATTTTCATTGTTCGCGTTTGGACGTAAACAATACGCgtcaacaaaaatttattaaaatgttcatctcgaataataatacaatctttcttcgatataataaataaatttttccacgaaatttataatacttactTTTGTGTAAAGAGCTTACAGAGCAGCATCCTTCGCACGCACGCTTTTGCACGCAGAGCATAAATGAATAGGGTACGATTAGAAATGACGAgaagaatttagaaaataattcacgCGGGGATAATCGTCTCGATTACGAAACGCTTTCGAAATCGTTGAAAAGAGCGAaaggcaaaaagagaaaaagaaaaaaaaatcaaagataaaaaaaaagaaaaaaaatcaaacacgaagataaaaagaaaagggaagaaaaaagaaataaataaataaagcacGTTGGAATATCTCACTTAAATTCGAGGTGATTTTTTACAGAGGATTTAGATCCGCGCCGAGGGTCGCGTGGTGAAACTCCGTATAGTAAGGGCAGAGCTCGTCTGGCTATCTCGCTATCTCGcgtgttttttcatttccctTGACACTTTACAACAGCGAGTACGTTTCGATTCATTAAGTTGGCTTACGAGTAAATAGCATCGAATAtttcatagaaaagaaatattcttctttttttttctttcgagaattATCTTGTAGTTTTTGCTTGAATCGCATCAAGGATTTCATCTATACGTTtatgaagttttttttttcctgacggggatcgtaaaatatattcgttcttcttctacttcttcttcttctccttcttcttcttcttcttcttcttcttcttcttctttttgttcttctttggCTATCGTCGATGCTCGTAAAACGTATACACGTCAGcaaatgcaatatatataaattttttttcttttttctttaatctacATCCACTTATCAATGACAAGttccagaaaaaaaaaggaaaaaaaagaaaagaaagaagaacgtagTAAACGTCGTCGAGCAATGTTAAGAagattataatacattaaatCTTGTTCGTTTGAACGAGACACTTAAGTCATTCGTTGCAAATTCGTATGACAGGTTGGGAAAGCCTTCCCTATCTTCTGAAAAATCACCAGCTTAGTGGGCGTATGCACATTCGCAAAGTAAGATACACGTAACTCCATTGTTCATACTTAATCATGTAAAACTACTTAAGAGTAGGTTGATACCGTTATCTATACCTATTTAACAGAGAGAAGGATCTAACATCAAAGCGTTATCGTGCGACGTTCATGGAATTAATTACCGATGTCTCGATAGGATCcgttcgttattatttatggTTTCGTTCCGTAGCTCGCGTTTGTTAGGAGATAGAGAGTGCTATCGATAAATTGGACTTAGGTGTTTACATCGTCGGCCACATTTTGCCTCTCTAACTTCGTCTTTCCCCATGGGTTCTATGTATCGAACATAATCTCAGTTCCGCGTTAATCCTTgccacattctctctctctctctccctctctctctctctctctctttcatagacacatatatacatacacacatatacacatagattATCCTTAACAAAATTGTCTACCGTTCGACGATCTAGCCTTATCGACGTTGTTCCCATTTCGGTATGAAACGAAATTTAGGTCGGCATCCAGGCTCGACCTCTATGGTACTTAACAAAACTTACGACGAGCATCGTCTTTGCCCGGGCACCGAGTGTTAAGCGCATTTTCGGAGATCACGAGTTCCTTGCATCCCTCGCGGCGTTATCTACGAAAGGCAAGCGATCTACGTTTTCCTActtggaaataaatttcatcgacCGCGGAAACCTCCGTGGGATGGTTGCCTCTGTCACGCTTTTAATGTTGCTTTTgctgctttctcttttcacttatctctctttctctctctctctctctttctctttctctttctctttatctctctctcttcctctatcttgCTACATGGAATCCAAAAATATACAGGTCGTAAATAACAAAGATAGCTTTCCGTTTTGGTATTAAACGTTAACGATTCTGGATATTAGCAAAACGTTTCTTGAATAACTGCTTTTATCATCCATTAACTTAAATGTTTCCAACTTTTCTTCGACTCGATCTTGATAGAGATAGACCGGGCTTAGTAACTCaatgaaaaagtttattaGCTTCGGCTAGGTGCATACTAGGTATAACAGAGCGATTTTCTTAAAAGTTATGACAGAAACTACGAACGAAGATTCTTTTCGATCCTTTTTAATCCTTATTagatttacaaatttatctgAGAGAAATCAGTACGAGATActtcctctcttctatctGCACGcgacaaacaaaaaataggattagaaaatcaagaaaatatctatgtattttatgTCGGTCCAAAACGTATATGTACCATCATCATCAGCATCTTTTCTTGAGCTGACTGTAGGCATGAGTTAACAGGggttatttcatttcatatctTCGTCGGAAAAGTCGTAAACGTGAAATCGTTTTCGCTGAGAAAGAAGGTCGCGTTTAACGTGTTGGAACGAGAAGAGGTTCTTCATAGGATAGCATGATAGATGTCCTTTTCTAGTTTAGCCGCTGTATgtgtatctttctctatctctatctctatctctgtttcgctctctctctctctctctctctctctctctctctctctctctctctctctctctctctctctctctctctctctctctctctctctctgtctctctttcttggtGATGACTCGACGCTGGCAGAAcgatggaaaaaaaggaaagcatGATAAGTGTAGAAGCTTTTCTAGAAGGCTTTTGACTAAGATCACGTAGTGGGTATTCTGTGGCAAGGTTCGCCGAGACGGCGTTGGGGGCAGCCGCCTTAGTGGCTCCCGGCATGGAGGAGCCAACGAACACCGCTTCCGGAAGCAACGAGGACGAAGATGAGACGCCTCTAGATCCAGTCGTGGTCATCTCCAACGATAAGAGCACCGAGTTCTTCTTGGCTACTGTCGTCGAAGAAGCAGCGTAaggaaatcgattttatatcattattctcATACCAGTTTTATTATCTCCATCAAGGtcgaatattttctctaaTAAGTATTCTATAAtacgttcgttttcttttctttttttttaatacaattctTTATcgcgatataattattattttttcttttttttcttttcgttcttcctattaatttctatttaatatgttttgattcttttttctgagCTTTCTCCGAATCGAGATTGTAgaatatttcgagaaaatttagagattgtattttataattagagatcgattattattatgtcgTGATGAAAAGGAGTTAAAGAGCATGTTTCTGAAATCGACGAGACGAATAAAATCTGCACTTTTCTAATCGACTCTTATCAATCTTAACAATAGAAAAATTCGTCGGGTTACTATCGGGAAACTGTAATGTTGTTGTCGAAGTTTTCGACGAACTTGAACGAGTTCCTTAATGTAATTTTCAGTTACAGTCGGATATTTCTCCTCGGTTGCGACTTATATATCGCGGTGAAACCGAAGTTTGGTAAACAAGTTTCGCTGGGTCATCTCGTCGAAAAGCGGAAAGCAGGGATTACCCTCTTTGTATTAAAGGGATAAGAGAAACCGAAGGTccttaaaataattacatttctaGTACTCACGTCAACCTAGTCAAACCTCCTTCGAGAAAGTAGTATAACTCGATATATTTTCAGCTTTTCCTCGCCATTGActgcttttattaattaatcgattctcactgtattttattttttaattctttttttttttcatttctttctttctctctctctctttctcgtattcTCCGTAAACTACGTACAAAGGAGTATAATAATGAGAGGATCGTAGAAAAGTGATCGAGAACTTTACCCACCTACTAATTTTCTAACTCTCCTTTCGTTCTCCTTTGGTCAAACGACTTCCGTCGTCGGAGAAGAGAGAATCTCGTTCGTCGTTTAACTCGGCTACCTTCTATCGatcctcttcttttcgtgGTATAttcgaatgagaaagaagaagtaaagttAACCGATAGAAGTAATACAATGGATTGAAAAATACGGGACGTTCGATTCTCTACAATTCCTCTACTTTCCCTGAACAATGTTGAAAATTCGATGCTTTGTACTTGGATAGTGACCGTAAGCGAGAGTATCACTTACTTAGTTCCCGTTTTCAAGATTCTGGTTTAAAGGTCTGGATCTACAAGGTTAGGCATTTAATCGAAAGTGGTTGCTGGTAGATAGTAATCCTCGGATTCTCGAGGTAATCAcaagagatatagagagagatagatagatagagagagagagagagagagagagagaaagagagaaatggcgATGAAAGCTCTCTCACTATTTCTCTACCTCTACTTCTCCTtctatatagaaattaaatccAATACTCAAGGCTATTTAAAATcgctatagaaaaaaaaggagagaaagaagaaaagaaaaggaaaggaaaaagaaagaaaaaaaggaaaagaacaaagaacaAATCGAGAAATATTCGTCCTTGTCACATGATTAACGAGATTAACTATCCAGAGGTTTCTGATACTCGAATGATAGTTGTCGTTTCAGCGCGGTGGCGCAAGCACAGCTGGGCGAATCGAACGGTCGAAGAAATTCGGGTTACGACGGTGCTGCGAGTAGTACGATGATTCACGAGCCAACCGAAACGAATTCGAGTCCAAGTCCAAATCCGCGGATCACTTCGGCTCCATCATCCTCAACGTCatcctctcctcctccatcGGCGAGACCTGGATCAGCAGCCGCAACTAGCGTTCAAGGATCACAAACAGATCGAAAGAAGAACGGAAACGATGCTACCAAGCAAGAACTCAAAAGGCTCAAAAGTACCGGATCTTTGCTTCCTCTTCAGTTCGGTAAAACTTCCAACGTTCTATCCGGTACCGCGTCAGGCAgtaaaaaggataagaaaaacgCTAGTTCTAGTTCGAAGTTCGCGATATACAAGGCTAACAAGGCtagcaagaaaaagagggaaaaaagttCGGCCAAGAAGGAACGCAAGGCCACCAAGACTCTAGCTATTGTTTTGGGTAAGAAGTTTCACGTATACATTCATGATTCTTGTTGTATAAGGTTAACAACTTATCGATATTACATTTACGTGGGCGAAAACTCTATACTTGCTTGAATAACTCGTTATCACGTTTTTATCTAGACCGATTATTTCTGgtcgatcattttctttaaaaaaaagttacaaagtagatatgcatatatctatgcatcgatcaattttcatttacaattgatcctaatttttttttctcattagctgtgctatctttttttcttttctttttcgtaacgATTACAGGCGCCTTCCTGATTTGCTGGGTACCTTTCTTCACGTGCAACATCATGGACGCAATGTGCGACAAGTTGGCAATGGATTGTCAACCAGGTGTCACGGCCTTCATTATCACTTCGTGGCTCGGTTACATGAACAGTTTCGTCAATCCCGTTATTTACACCGTCTTCAACCCCGAATTCCGAAAGGCCTTCGGCAAACTTATGCGTCTTTAAGTCCCGAAACAAAAACGCTACGAGATAGCAAAAAAACCTATAAACATCGCGTTTATTAACGTAATATCTATTCGATAAAACGTGAATCATCAAATTTCCGAATATGAACGGATGGGAAATGAttgatgtaataaattttaggTAGGACGTGTTATTACTCGATACGTCGCCTAAATTTCACCGATATGTCGTTTGTTCTCGTTTGAGCTAAGATTAAGGACTCTCAAAGCGAGCATCCCAttgatttttcgtttttttattactttttttttaattttcctttcaacTTGTTtgttcttctaattttttttatatttttttatttcaatgagCACTCGTCTTGGGATAACCTGAATTGCAGCGGAATTGTTTGGAAAGTTGTGATCGTGCGATGATGTTTAAATGAATGAGCTAATGATCTTAGTATATTAAGATACGCTACTAttgtacaaagaaaaaaaaatatacatatatatatatatatatatatatatatatatatatagtaaaggTATAAAACGACCTTTCGAAGGACTCTTTCGGATATGGTCGTTAGttcgaatatatacataatagtaCTGCGTCGCTCGAGAGAAAACGTTTTTCCTTCGacgatatcattttctttttgatgtGCTCCATTTTCCGTTGAACGGTAGATATGtaagaagataaaagtaaaCGGATCCAAGTCGGGGGGTGGGTGGGGCGGGGGGAGGGGATTTATTAACGGAGGATATATTTGTTGTACGAATGTTTATTATAAGTATACCTACATTTTTCGTAGATATATCCGAGTACGAGCCGTGACAGTATTACTATACTAGTTACCTAAAATttagcaatatttttttggCTCTCTGACGCTTGAGTCTCAGCCAAGAAacggaggaaaaaaagaaaagaaaaagaaaaaaaaagaagaaaaaagagattaaaagaaaaaagaaatcgacaaaaaaaaaacgacaaa encodes:
- the LOC127071768 gene encoding dopamine D2-like receptor isoform X3; this encodes MEGGRDDDGSLFRSIVRKLSSRESVISSGVEGEVGTSSTKIGNSVRGVVVPTRNTSTTTTSSGTTVTTATITTTRTSTRDEYEIAFETILERAFDMSRNETDAAATAASGTATASGGTATGVVVESTGWFDDTQTPTTTASFASSSNGSSPSSSSTLVDNYTLISDLFVFDDLNDYINRLNYTAFANLTAYYDGGGSMNLSATVNCTSSIVSGNDTECDTSAEKSNPSNWWALILVIVPCLTLFGNVLVILAVVREKALQTVTNYFIVSLAVADLLVAVLVMPFAVYVMVNSGLWSLPGFVCDFYIAMDVTCSTSSIFNLVAISIDRYIAVTQPIKYAKHRNNRRVWLTILLVWAISAAIGSPIVLGLNNTPNRLPDQCLFYNTDFIIYSSLSSFYIPCIIMVFLYYNIFKGLRNRARKARANRKPNLGEIKPGSIIENIANTRRFAETALGAAALVAPGMEEPTNTASGSNEDEDETPLDPVVVISNDKSTEFFLATVVEEAACRFSAVAQAQLGESNGRRNSGYDGAASSTMIHEPTETNSSPSPNPRITSAPSSSTSSSPPPSARPGSAAATSVQGSQTDRKKNGNDATKQELKRLKSTGSLLPLQFGKTSNVLSGTASGSKKDKKNASSSSKFAIYKANKASKKKREKSSAKKERKATKTLAIVLGAFLICWVPFFTCNIMDAMCDKLAMDCQPGVTAFIITSWLGYMNSFVNPVIYTVFNPEFRKAFGKLMRL
- the LOC127071768 gene encoding dopamine D2-like receptor isoform X2, yielding MEGGRDDDGSLFRSIVRKLSSRESVISSGVEGEVGTSSTKIGNSVRGVVVPTRNTSTTTTSSGTTVTTATITTTRTSTRDEYEIAFETILERAFDMSRNETDAAATAASGTATASGGTATGVVVESTGWFDDTQTPTTTASFASSSNGSSPSSSSTLVDNYTLISDLFVFDDLNDYINRLNYTAFANLTAYYDGGGSMNLSATVNCTSSIVSGNDTECDTSAEKSNPSNWWALILVIVPCLTLFGNVLVILAVVREKALQTVTNYFIVSLAVADLLVAVLVMPFAVYVMVNSGLWSLPGFVCDFYIAMDVTCSTSSIFNLVAISIDRYIAVTQPIKYAKHRNNRRVWLTILLVWAISAAIGSPIVLGLNNTPNRLPDQCLFYNTDFIIYSSLSSFYIPCIIMVFLYYNIFKGLRNRARKARANRKPNLGEIKPGSIIENIANTRSGYSVARFAETALGAAALVAPGMEEPTNTASGSNEDEDETPLDPVVVISNDKSTEFFLATVVEEAAAVAQAQLGESNGRRNSGYDGAASSTMIHEPTETNSSPSPNPRITSAPSSSTSSSPPPSARPGSAAATSVQGSQTDRKKNGNDATKQELKRLKSTGSLLPLQFGKTSNVLSGTASGSKKDKKNASSSSKFAIYKANKASKKKREKSSAKKERKATKTLAIVLGAFLICWVPFFTCNIMDAMCDKLAMDCQPGVTAFIITSWLGYMNSFVNPVIYTVFNPEFRKAFGKLMRL
- the LOC127071768 gene encoding dopamine D2-like receptor isoform X1, whose amino-acid sequence is MEGGRDDDGSLFRSIVRKLSSRESVISSGVEGEVGTSSTKIGNSVRGVVVPTRNTSTTTTSSGTTVTTATITTTRTSTRDEYEIAFETILERAFDMSRNETDAAATAASGTATASGGTATGVVVESTGWFDDTQTPTTTASFASSSNGSSPSSSSTLVDNYTLISDLFVFDDLNDYINRLNYTAFANLTAYYDGGGSMNLSATVNCTSSIVSGNDTECDTSAEKSNPSNWWALILVIVPCLTLFGNVLVILAVVREKALQTVTNYFIVSLAVADLLVAVLVMPFAVYVMVNSGLWSLPGFVCDFYIAMDVTCSTSSIFNLVAISIDRYIAVTQPIKYAKHRNNRRVWLTILLVWAISAAIGSPIVLGLNNTPNRLPDQCLFYNTDFIIYSSLSSFYIPCIIMVFLYYNIFKGLRNRARKARANRKPNLGEIKPGSIIENIANTRSGYSVARFAETALGAAALVAPGMEEPTNTASGSNEDEDETPLDPVVVISNDKSTEFFLATVVEEAACRFSAVAQAQLGESNGRRNSGYDGAASSTMIHEPTETNSSPSPNPRITSAPSSSTSSSPPPSARPGSAAATSVQGSQTDRKKNGNDATKQELKRLKSTGSLLPLQFGKTSNVLSGTASGSKKDKKNASSSSKFAIYKANKASKKKREKSSAKKERKATKTLAIVLGAFLICWVPFFTCNIMDAMCDKLAMDCQPGVTAFIITSWLGYMNSFVNPVIYTVFNPEFRKAFGKLMRL